A region from the Osmerus eperlanus chromosome 11, fOsmEpe2.1, whole genome shotgun sequence genome encodes:
- the inppl1a gene encoding phosphatidylinositol 3,4,5-trisphosphate 5-phosphatase 2A isoform X2 encodes MAGGGGVSPLGLAPPLWYHRDLSRAAAEELLARAGRDGSFLVRDSESVNGAYALCVLFQKHVHTYRILPDDEGFLAVQGVQPKRFKTLPELVLLYLQPSQGLVTTLLYTVDREETSSEERDYSDGEDEKPPLPPRSASTSTSTGPDTPTESIPPAAANGLSTISHEYLKGSYALDLEAVKQGASSLPHLNKTLVSSCKRLNGEVDKVLSGLEILSKVFDQQSAFMVSKMIQQSVNQGGDQELENLVTKLAILKDLLSSIEKKALKALQDMSLSSPSSPPPLSTRHSKAIPVQAFEVKLDVYLADLTKIGKSQKHTLSVDVEGGRLVVMKKMKDSQEDWNTFTHEKIRQLIKSQRVQNKLGIVFEKEKDKSQRKDFIFASAKKREAFCQLLQLMKNKHSNQDEPDMISIFIGTWNMGSVPSPKSVASWVLCRGLGKTLDEMTVTIPHDLYVFGTQENSVCDREWVESLRMALKEQTELDYKPIAVQTLWNIKIAVLVKPDHENRISHVGVSSVKTGIANTLGNKGAVGVSFMFNGTSFGFVNCHLTSGNEKIARRNQNYLDILRLLSLGDKQLNSFDISLRFTHIFWLGDLNYRLDMDIQEILNYINRKEFDPLLKVDQLNLEREKNKVFLRFAEEEISFPPTYRYERGSRDTYVWQKQKATGMRTNVPSWCDRILWKSYPETHIVCNSYGCTDDIVTSDHSPVFATYEVGVTSQFVSKKGLPKSSEQAYIEFESIEAIVKTASRTKFFIEFYSTCLEEFKKSYENDSQNSDNVNFLRVGWSNKQLTTLKPLLSEIEYLQDQHLLLTVKSLDGYESYGECVLALKSMIGSTAQQFHTYLSHRGEETGNIRGSMRVRVPAERMGTRERLYEWISVDKDESGGPKGRTTLPPRPGGHDYVKPSLTRKQVGAELGKVSEEGEKSGKEDTTARMKQPDSDDPSSCKNSYNNPAYYILEGVPNQSAAALSPELLPSSASSSASQAGKAPLQAGKAPLQVGARTKPLPGSSSQQRRHTSGQPVRTISEEGSSEDDVGAAVGGGATLNRPPPDFPPPPLPKAALETADPKPRPLYPDMAEVRIPSANPSPSFVLGEGFRRGGAGALDDQSCSVLQMAKTLSESEFPPQPPRAPSAPPHHLRGQGAGLGLGDACRTFPPRAPLPESIAEDLPEEALWGSSSSSLSVGESSVGEWLQRLGLERYEEGLLHNGWDDLEFLSDITEEDLEEAGVMDPAHKRILLENLRLQQPQK; translated from the exons ATGGCCGGCGGTGGTGGGGTGTCGCCGCTGGGGCTTGCGCCTCCGTTATGGTACCACCGGGACCTGAGTCGCGCGGCCGCCGAGGAGCTTCTGGCCCGGGCGGGAAGGGACGGAAGTTTTCTGGTCCGGGATAGCGAAAGTGTGAACGGTGCTTACGCTTTGTGTGTGCT gttCCAGAAACATGTCCACACGTACCGGATTCTCCCTGACGATGAGGGATTTCTTGCTGTCCAg GGTGTGCAGCCGAAGCGCTTCAAGACGTTACCAGAGCTGGTGCTGCTGTACCTGCAGCCCAGCCAGGGCCTGGTCACCACCCTGCTGTACACCGTGGACCGCGAGGAGACCAGCTCCGAGGAGAGGGActactcag atggagaggatgagaagCCGCCGCTTCCTCCTCGCTCCGCCTCCACATCAACGTCTACCGGCCCTGACACGCCTACAGAGAG TATCCCGCCGGCGGCGGCTAACGGCCTGAGCACCATCTCCCATGAGTATCTGAAGGGGAGCTACGCTCTGGACCTGGAGGCTGTGAAGCAAGGAGCCAGCTCTCTGCCCCACCTCAACAAGACCCTGGTGTCCTCCTGCAAACGCCTCAACGG GGAGGTGGATAAGGTTCTCTCTGGACTAGAGATCCTGTCCAAAGTGTTTGACCAGCAAAGTGCCTTCATGGTGTCCAAGATGatccagcag TCAGTGAATCAGGGTGGAGACCAGGAGTTGGAGAACCTCGTCACCAAGCTGGCTATCCTTAAAGATCTGTTGTCCTCTATCGAGAAGAAG gcCCTGAAAGCTCTCCAGGATATGAGCttgtcttctccctcctcccctcctcctctctccacgcgcCATAGCAAAGCCATTCCCGTCCAAGCCttcgag GTGAAGCTGGACGTGTATCTGGCCGACCTGACCAAGATAGGGAAGAGCCAGAAACACACGCTGTCTGTGGacgtggagggaggaaggctggTGGTGATGAAGAAGATGAAGGACAGCCAGGAGGACTGGAACACCTTCACACATGAGAAGA tccGTCAGCTGATTAAGTCCCAGCGTGTTCAGAATAAACTTGGCATTGTGTttgagaaggagaaggacaagAGTCAGAGAAAAGACTTCATCTTTGCCAGTGCCAAg AAGAGGGAGGCCTTCTGCCAGTTGTTGCAGCTGATGAAGAACAAACATTCCAACCAGGATGAACCAGACATGATCTCCATCTTCATAGGCACCTGGAACATGG GCTCGGTGCCCTCCCCTAAGTCGGTGGCCTCCTGGGTGCTCTGCCGGGGCCTGGGGAAAACCCTGGACGAGATGACCGTCACCATCCCTCACGACCTGTACGTGTTCGGAACCCAGGAGAACTCTGTGTGTGACCGGGAGTGGGTGGAGTCCCTCCGCATGGCCCTGAAAGAGCAGACGGAACTGGACTACAAACCG ATTGCGGTCCAGACTCTGTGGAACATCAAGATTGCTGTGCTGGTTAAACCAGATCATGAGAACCGTATCAGCCATGTTGGAGTGTCTAGTGTGAAGACAGGCATCGCCAACACACtgg GTAACAAAGGAGCAGTAGGCGTGTCTTTCATGTTCAATGGGACGTCGTTCGGCTTTGTGAACTGTCACCTGACGTCGGGCAATGAAAAAATAGCCAG GAGGAACCAGAACTACTTGGACATCTTGCGTCTTCTCTCTCTGGGAGACAAGCAGCTGAACTCCTTCGACATCTCTCTCCGCTTCACACACATCTTCTGGCTGGGAGACCTCAACTACCGGCTGGACATGGAcattcag GAGATCCTTAACTACATTAACAGGAAGGAGTTTGACCCCCTCCTGAAGGTGGACCAGCTCaacctggagagggagaagaacaaGGTGTTCCTCCGCTTCG ctgAGGAGGAGATCTCCTTCCCACCCACCTACCGCTACGAACGAGGCTCCCGGGACACGTATGTGTGGCAGAAGCAGAAAGCCACAggg atgagGACTAATGTTCCGTCATGGTGTGACAGGATTCTGTGGAAGTCCTATCCAGAGACTCACATTGTCTGCAACTCGTATG GCTGCACGGATGACATCGTCACCAGCGACCACTCCCCCGTGTTTGCTACCTACGAGGTGGGAGTGACATCACAGTTTGTCTCCAAGAAAG gtctccCAAAGTCTTCAGAGCAGGCCTATATAGAGTTTGAGAGCATCGAGGCCATTGTCAAAACAGCCAGCAGAACTAAGTTCTTCATCGAGTTCTACTCCACCTGTCTGGAAG AGTTTAAGAAGAGTTATGAGAACGACAGCCAGAACAGTGACAACGTCAACTTCCTGCGTGTGGGCTGGTCCAATAAGCAGCTGACCACCCTCAAGCCCCTCCTCTCTGAGATAGAGTACCTTCAAGACCAGCACTTGCTTCTCACCGTCAAATCCTTGGACGGCTACGAGTCCtacg gggaGTGTGTGCTGGCTCTGAAGTCTATGATAGGCAGCACAGCGCAGCAGTTCCACACCTACCTGTCTCaccggggggaggagacaggaaacaTCAGGGGCTCCATGAGGGTCCGGGTGCCGGCGGAGAGGATGGGCACCCGGGAGCGCCTCtacg AGTGGATCAGTGTGGATAAGGATGAGAGCGGTGGACCCAAAGGCAggaccaccctgcccccccgccccggAGGACACGACTACGTCAA GCCGTCGTTGACGCGGAAACAGGTGGGGGCGGAGCTAGGGAAGGTGagcgaagagggagagaagagcggGAAGGAGGATACTACCGCTAG GATGAAACAGCCGGACTCTGACGACCCGTCGTCATGTAAGAACAGCTACAACAACCCCGCCTACTACATTCTGGAGGGCGTCCCCAACCAATCAGCAGCCGCTCTGTCTCCGgagcttctcccctcctccgcctcctccagtGCCAGCCAGGCGGGTAAAGCCCCTCTCCAGGCGGGTAAAGCCCCTCTCCAGGTGGGGGCCAGGACCAAGCCCctccctggctcctcctcccagcagcgCAGGCACACCAGCGGACAGCCCGTCAGGACCATCAGCGAGGAGGGCTCCTCGGAGGACGACGTCGGTGCCGCCGTGGGGGGCGGAGCCACGCTCAACCGGCCCCCTCCggacttcccccctccccccctccccaaagctGCCCTGGAGACAGCAGACCCCAAACCCCGCCCGCTGTACCCAGACATGGCCGAGGTGCGAATCCCCTCAGCCAATCCTAGTCCCTCCTTTGTCCTGGGGGAGGGGtttaggaggggaggggccggggCTCTGGATGACCAATCATGTTCGGTGCTACAGATGGCCAAGAccctgagtgagagtgagttccccccccagcctccacgtgccccctcggcccccccccaccacctcaggggtcagggagcggggctagggctgggggacGCCTGTCGCACCTTCCCCCCTCGcgcccccctcccagagagcATCGCTGAGGACCTGCCTGAGGAG gctctgTGGGGCAGCAGCAGTTCGTCTCTGTCGGTGGGCGAGTCGTCTGTAGGGGAGTGGCTccagaggctgggtctggagagaTACGAGGAGGGACTGCTACACAACGGCTGGGACGACCTTGAgttcctcag tgacatcacagagGAGGATCTGGAGGAGGCAGGAGTCATGGACCCCGCCCACAAGAGGATCCTGCTGGAGAACCTGAGACTTCAACAGCCGCAGAAGTAA
- the inppl1a gene encoding phosphatidylinositol 3,4,5-trisphosphate 5-phosphatase 2A isoform X1 gives MAGGGGVSPLGLAPPLWYHRDLSRAAAEELLARAGRDGSFLVRDSESVNGAYALCVLFQKHVHTYRILPDDEGFLAVQTSQGVQPKRFKTLPELVLLYLQPSQGLVTTLLYTVDREETSSEERDYSDGEDEKPPLPPRSASTSTSTGPDTPTESIPPAAANGLSTISHEYLKGSYALDLEAVKQGASSLPHLNKTLVSSCKRLNGEVDKVLSGLEILSKVFDQQSAFMVSKMIQQSVNQGGDQELENLVTKLAILKDLLSSIEKKALKALQDMSLSSPSSPPPLSTRHSKAIPVQAFEVKLDVYLADLTKIGKSQKHTLSVDVEGGRLVVMKKMKDSQEDWNTFTHEKIRQLIKSQRVQNKLGIVFEKEKDKSQRKDFIFASAKKREAFCQLLQLMKNKHSNQDEPDMISIFIGTWNMGSVPSPKSVASWVLCRGLGKTLDEMTVTIPHDLYVFGTQENSVCDREWVESLRMALKEQTELDYKPIAVQTLWNIKIAVLVKPDHENRISHVGVSSVKTGIANTLGNKGAVGVSFMFNGTSFGFVNCHLTSGNEKIARRNQNYLDILRLLSLGDKQLNSFDISLRFTHIFWLGDLNYRLDMDIQEILNYINRKEFDPLLKVDQLNLEREKNKVFLRFAEEEISFPPTYRYERGSRDTYVWQKQKATGMRTNVPSWCDRILWKSYPETHIVCNSYGCTDDIVTSDHSPVFATYEVGVTSQFVSKKGLPKSSEQAYIEFESIEAIVKTASRTKFFIEFYSTCLEEFKKSYENDSQNSDNVNFLRVGWSNKQLTTLKPLLSEIEYLQDQHLLLTVKSLDGYESYGECVLALKSMIGSTAQQFHTYLSHRGEETGNIRGSMRVRVPAERMGTRERLYEWISVDKDESGGPKGRTTLPPRPGGHDYVKPSLTRKQVGAELGKVSEEGEKSGKEDTTARMKQPDSDDPSSCKNSYNNPAYYILEGVPNQSAAALSPELLPSSASSSASQAGKAPLQAGKAPLQVGARTKPLPGSSSQQRRHTSGQPVRTISEEGSSEDDVGAAVGGGATLNRPPPDFPPPPLPKAALETADPKPRPLYPDMAEVRIPSANPSPSFVLGEGFRRGGAGALDDQSCSVLQMAKTLSESEFPPQPPRAPSAPPHHLRGQGAGLGLGDACRTFPPRAPLPESIAEDLPEEALWGSSSSSLSVGESSVGEWLQRLGLERYEEGLLHNGWDDLEFLSDITEEDLEEAGVMDPAHKRILLENLRLQQPQK, from the exons ATGGCCGGCGGTGGTGGGGTGTCGCCGCTGGGGCTTGCGCCTCCGTTATGGTACCACCGGGACCTGAGTCGCGCGGCCGCCGAGGAGCTTCTGGCCCGGGCGGGAAGGGACGGAAGTTTTCTGGTCCGGGATAGCGAAAGTGTGAACGGTGCTTACGCTTTGTGTGTGCT gttCCAGAAACATGTCCACACGTACCGGATTCTCCCTGACGATGAGGGATTTCTTGCTGTCCAg ACGTCTCAGGGTGTGCAGCCGAAGCGCTTCAAGACGTTACCAGAGCTGGTGCTGCTGTACCTGCAGCCCAGCCAGGGCCTGGTCACCACCCTGCTGTACACCGTGGACCGCGAGGAGACCAGCTCCGAGGAGAGGGActactcag atggagaggatgagaagCCGCCGCTTCCTCCTCGCTCCGCCTCCACATCAACGTCTACCGGCCCTGACACGCCTACAGAGAG TATCCCGCCGGCGGCGGCTAACGGCCTGAGCACCATCTCCCATGAGTATCTGAAGGGGAGCTACGCTCTGGACCTGGAGGCTGTGAAGCAAGGAGCCAGCTCTCTGCCCCACCTCAACAAGACCCTGGTGTCCTCCTGCAAACGCCTCAACGG GGAGGTGGATAAGGTTCTCTCTGGACTAGAGATCCTGTCCAAAGTGTTTGACCAGCAAAGTGCCTTCATGGTGTCCAAGATGatccagcag TCAGTGAATCAGGGTGGAGACCAGGAGTTGGAGAACCTCGTCACCAAGCTGGCTATCCTTAAAGATCTGTTGTCCTCTATCGAGAAGAAG gcCCTGAAAGCTCTCCAGGATATGAGCttgtcttctccctcctcccctcctcctctctccacgcgcCATAGCAAAGCCATTCCCGTCCAAGCCttcgag GTGAAGCTGGACGTGTATCTGGCCGACCTGACCAAGATAGGGAAGAGCCAGAAACACACGCTGTCTGTGGacgtggagggaggaaggctggTGGTGATGAAGAAGATGAAGGACAGCCAGGAGGACTGGAACACCTTCACACATGAGAAGA tccGTCAGCTGATTAAGTCCCAGCGTGTTCAGAATAAACTTGGCATTGTGTttgagaaggagaaggacaagAGTCAGAGAAAAGACTTCATCTTTGCCAGTGCCAAg AAGAGGGAGGCCTTCTGCCAGTTGTTGCAGCTGATGAAGAACAAACATTCCAACCAGGATGAACCAGACATGATCTCCATCTTCATAGGCACCTGGAACATGG GCTCGGTGCCCTCCCCTAAGTCGGTGGCCTCCTGGGTGCTCTGCCGGGGCCTGGGGAAAACCCTGGACGAGATGACCGTCACCATCCCTCACGACCTGTACGTGTTCGGAACCCAGGAGAACTCTGTGTGTGACCGGGAGTGGGTGGAGTCCCTCCGCATGGCCCTGAAAGAGCAGACGGAACTGGACTACAAACCG ATTGCGGTCCAGACTCTGTGGAACATCAAGATTGCTGTGCTGGTTAAACCAGATCATGAGAACCGTATCAGCCATGTTGGAGTGTCTAGTGTGAAGACAGGCATCGCCAACACACtgg GTAACAAAGGAGCAGTAGGCGTGTCTTTCATGTTCAATGGGACGTCGTTCGGCTTTGTGAACTGTCACCTGACGTCGGGCAATGAAAAAATAGCCAG GAGGAACCAGAACTACTTGGACATCTTGCGTCTTCTCTCTCTGGGAGACAAGCAGCTGAACTCCTTCGACATCTCTCTCCGCTTCACACACATCTTCTGGCTGGGAGACCTCAACTACCGGCTGGACATGGAcattcag GAGATCCTTAACTACATTAACAGGAAGGAGTTTGACCCCCTCCTGAAGGTGGACCAGCTCaacctggagagggagaagaacaaGGTGTTCCTCCGCTTCG ctgAGGAGGAGATCTCCTTCCCACCCACCTACCGCTACGAACGAGGCTCCCGGGACACGTATGTGTGGCAGAAGCAGAAAGCCACAggg atgagGACTAATGTTCCGTCATGGTGTGACAGGATTCTGTGGAAGTCCTATCCAGAGACTCACATTGTCTGCAACTCGTATG GCTGCACGGATGACATCGTCACCAGCGACCACTCCCCCGTGTTTGCTACCTACGAGGTGGGAGTGACATCACAGTTTGTCTCCAAGAAAG gtctccCAAAGTCTTCAGAGCAGGCCTATATAGAGTTTGAGAGCATCGAGGCCATTGTCAAAACAGCCAGCAGAACTAAGTTCTTCATCGAGTTCTACTCCACCTGTCTGGAAG AGTTTAAGAAGAGTTATGAGAACGACAGCCAGAACAGTGACAACGTCAACTTCCTGCGTGTGGGCTGGTCCAATAAGCAGCTGACCACCCTCAAGCCCCTCCTCTCTGAGATAGAGTACCTTCAAGACCAGCACTTGCTTCTCACCGTCAAATCCTTGGACGGCTACGAGTCCtacg gggaGTGTGTGCTGGCTCTGAAGTCTATGATAGGCAGCACAGCGCAGCAGTTCCACACCTACCTGTCTCaccggggggaggagacaggaaacaTCAGGGGCTCCATGAGGGTCCGGGTGCCGGCGGAGAGGATGGGCACCCGGGAGCGCCTCtacg AGTGGATCAGTGTGGATAAGGATGAGAGCGGTGGACCCAAAGGCAggaccaccctgcccccccgccccggAGGACACGACTACGTCAA GCCGTCGTTGACGCGGAAACAGGTGGGGGCGGAGCTAGGGAAGGTGagcgaagagggagagaagagcggGAAGGAGGATACTACCGCTAG GATGAAACAGCCGGACTCTGACGACCCGTCGTCATGTAAGAACAGCTACAACAACCCCGCCTACTACATTCTGGAGGGCGTCCCCAACCAATCAGCAGCCGCTCTGTCTCCGgagcttctcccctcctccgcctcctccagtGCCAGCCAGGCGGGTAAAGCCCCTCTCCAGGCGGGTAAAGCCCCTCTCCAGGTGGGGGCCAGGACCAAGCCCctccctggctcctcctcccagcagcgCAGGCACACCAGCGGACAGCCCGTCAGGACCATCAGCGAGGAGGGCTCCTCGGAGGACGACGTCGGTGCCGCCGTGGGGGGCGGAGCCACGCTCAACCGGCCCCCTCCggacttcccccctccccccctccccaaagctGCCCTGGAGACAGCAGACCCCAAACCCCGCCCGCTGTACCCAGACATGGCCGAGGTGCGAATCCCCTCAGCCAATCCTAGTCCCTCCTTTGTCCTGGGGGAGGGGtttaggaggggaggggccggggCTCTGGATGACCAATCATGTTCGGTGCTACAGATGGCCAAGAccctgagtgagagtgagttccccccccagcctccacgtgccccctcggcccccccccaccacctcaggggtcagggagcggggctagggctgggggacGCCTGTCGCACCTTCCCCCCTCGcgcccccctcccagagagcATCGCTGAGGACCTGCCTGAGGAG gctctgTGGGGCAGCAGCAGTTCGTCTCTGTCGGTGGGCGAGTCGTCTGTAGGGGAGTGGCTccagaggctgggtctggagagaTACGAGGAGGGACTGCTACACAACGGCTGGGACGACCTTGAgttcctcag tgacatcacagagGAGGATCTGGAGGAGGCAGGAGTCATGGACCCCGCCCACAAGAGGATCCTGCTGGAGAACCTGAGACTTCAACAGCCGCAGAAGTAA